The Salmonella enterica subsp. houtenae serovar Houten genome has a segment encoding these proteins:
- the macA_4 gene encoding Macrolide-specific efflux protein MacA has translation MSSKAKAFCLSAVLVVVCFGIYLAVPNSHEGSVQGFAAQSVIRGDIKETVMLTGIVKPFRKVKVGAQVTGQLKRLYVQDGQHVKQGELLAEIDPSIQEADLKKAEASLSRALAQQEAAKVLLWQYLAEYRRQQNMKRDDATPEKTLEQAKSQYESQIQQVRIEEASVVQAQMEVESAKTNLSYTKIHAPMDGEVLAIVTEEGQTIVSSQTATTILILADLSKVSVGVNIPEVDILKIHTGQSLSFYTLADAKKVWQGKMGKIQSSPDDINKEDDPSTSSSGKNNPIYYTGTFEVDNACRCFKTSMTTNVFVTSAEAKNVLLVPLAALSTIESSGKDYVRKKVNDQIIDTPVTVGLQNESYAEITSGLSEKDLVIVNGPGKDGNE, from the coding sequence ATGAGCAGTAAGGCTAAAGCATTCTGCCTTAGCGCAGTACTGGTTGTCGTCTGCTTCGGCATCTATCTTGCCGTGCCGAACAGCCACGAGGGTTCTGTTCAGGGTTTTGCGGCGCAGTCGGTAATTCGCGGCGATATTAAAGAAACTGTGATGCTAACTGGCATAGTTAAACCTTTTCGCAAAGTGAAAGTGGGGGCGCAAGTCACCGGGCAGTTAAAGCGACTCTATGTGCAGGACGGGCAGCATGTTAAGCAAGGGGAATTATTAGCGGAGATCGATCCTTCTATTCAGGAAGCCGATCTCAAAAAAGCCGAAGCGAGTTTATCCCGTGCTCTGGCACAGCAGGAGGCGGCAAAGGTATTGCTTTGGCAGTACCTGGCGGAATATAGACGCCAGCAAAACATGAAACGCGATGACGCAACGCCTGAGAAAACGCTTGAACAGGCAAAAAGCCAGTATGAATCGCAAATCCAACAGGTACGTATAGAAGAAGCCAGCGTGGTTCAGGCGCAAATGGAAGTTGAAAGCGCTAAAACCAATCTCAGCTATACAAAAATTCATGCACCGATGGATGGTGAAGTGCTGGCTATTGTAACAGAAGAGGGACAAACCATTGTTTCTTCTCAAACGGCAACCACCATTCTTATTCTTGCTGACTTGAGTAAGGTCAGCGTGGGCGTGAATATTCCCGAAGTGGATATTTTAAAGATCCATACCGGACAATCACTCTCGTTTTATACCCTTGCTGACGCCAAAAAAGTGTGGCAGGGAAAAATGGGCAAAATCCAAAGCTCACCCGATGATATAAATAAAGAGGACGACCCATCTACAAGTTCGTCCGGGAAAAATAATCCGATTTATTACACGGGCACGTTTGAAGTCGATAATGCGTGTCGGTGTTTTAAGACCTCAATGACGACTAACGTTTTTGTCACCAGCGCGGAGGCGAAAAATGTATTGCTGGTGCCACTGGCTGCTCTTTCAACAATCGAATCATCTGGAAAAGATTATGTCAGAAAAAAGGTCAACGACCAGATTATAGATACACCAGTAACGGTTGGGCTCCAAAATGAGAGCTACGCAGAAATAACTTCAGGGCTTTCGGAGAAAGATCTGGTAATTGTTAACGGGCCAGGGAAAGACGGTAATGAGTAA
- the lagD gene encoding ATP-binding protein, whose product MRNEIPAMVMQNEVSECGLACISMLADYYGIEAPLEKLRLKYPTSLHGFTLARLSTILNEMGIPGVPVQFDYDELDALPLPAILHYGAGHYVVLAWRSGNNVCVLNPSFGKQLLTFDALKREISGFALIIDEQEKRVPPGDGKAKTNKNWLPSWLSVKATSNVPYIYILMVTTFVISMAVFIIPVVMSSSLNALYSQKQVEVSWWLYIISFIGIAGIDLLNGIFSANVVKRFSHISNTSGFRRLIHQPLRYFQKRNAGDIYSRFSHWCGALRGKIALDNTLRIDWLIALLSFGVMFWVNPLLSLVSLFSITLMGLISLWAAWKDRIYTQKIEMLSAEQNDFIMETVSGIHTIKSAGLHEHRQIAFAQQNKRMVQALRNYAVYNKIKSNLYQLTGNGETILYIAISLPLLQSGAMHFGTFVSYGLIKQIYGNYMSKLFFTVLQKNEIGVIDKRAQDFLFSEDASTNSTGTTEHFQRSIRFDNLRFAWTPECNVINELTLTLHKGECVAIIGESGEGKTTFLSIAAGLLMADSGEIAIDDVVQSPGQWASMAFMNSTDHILLQGSIRDNITLFRSDYTIKEDRQISHILDALGIADVIEHLPGGLNARIREGNSGLSAGQHQRLLLARALYCNHELIILDEPTANLDVTAAQQTMTAIVEHCRQQNKTLITVTHNPALLGAFDAVYQFSQGRLLREGYAHEQ is encoded by the coding sequence TGGGGATTCCAGGCGTACCCGTACAGTTTGATTATGATGAATTAGATGCACTCCCGTTACCGGCTATTTTGCATTATGGTGCCGGACATTATGTGGTTTTAGCCTGGCGTAGCGGCAACAATGTCTGCGTTCTGAATCCTTCCTTTGGTAAACAGCTCCTGACTTTCGATGCCTTAAAACGTGAAATAAGTGGCTTTGCCTTAATTATTGATGAACAAGAAAAACGAGTGCCTCCTGGGGACGGAAAAGCCAAAACAAATAAAAACTGGCTTCCTTCCTGGCTAAGTGTTAAGGCAACGTCAAACGTACCCTATATCTATATATTAATGGTAACAACTTTTGTTATCTCAATGGCAGTATTTATCATTCCTGTCGTGATGAGCTCCTCACTGAATGCCTTATACAGTCAGAAACAGGTTGAGGTATCATGGTGGCTCTATATTATTTCTTTTATCGGAATTGCAGGTATAGATCTGCTAAACGGCATTTTCTCTGCAAATGTTGTGAAACGATTTTCTCATATCAGCAATACCTCAGGGTTCAGGCGTTTGATACATCAACCGTTACGTTACTTTCAGAAACGTAATGCTGGTGATATTTATAGTCGTTTTAGCCATTGGTGCGGGGCATTAAGAGGAAAAATAGCGCTGGATAATACGTTACGCATCGATTGGCTTATTGCCTTACTCTCCTTCGGCGTGATGTTTTGGGTTAATCCTCTGCTGTCTTTGGTGTCATTGTTCAGTATCACGCTGATGGGCTTAATCAGTTTATGGGCAGCCTGGAAAGACAGAATCTATACCCAGAAAATTGAAATGCTGAGCGCCGAGCAGAATGATTTTATTATGGAAACGGTGAGTGGTATTCATACAATAAAATCTGCCGGGCTGCATGAACATCGACAGATTGCTTTTGCACAGCAAAATAAAAGAATGGTTCAGGCATTACGCAACTATGCCGTATATAATAAAATAAAAAGTAATCTTTACCAATTGACGGGTAATGGTGAAACCATTCTATATATTGCTATATCACTGCCGTTGTTACAAAGTGGCGCGATGCATTTTGGTACTTTTGTTTCATATGGTCTGATTAAACAAATATATGGTAACTATATGTCAAAACTTTTTTTTACCGTATTACAGAAAAACGAAATTGGTGTCATTGATAAGCGAGCGCAAGATTTTTTATTTAGCGAAGATGCTTCGACAAACAGCACAGGTACAACTGAGCATTTCCAACGAAGTATTCGTTTTGACAATTTACGTTTTGCCTGGACTCCAGAGTGTAATGTGATCAATGAGCTGACGTTAACGCTCCATAAAGGAGAATGCGTGGCTATTATTGGTGAGTCCGGAGAGGGTAAGACCACCTTTCTGTCGATTGCTGCTGGGTTGCTGATGGCAGACAGTGGGGAGATCGCTATTGACGATGTGGTGCAATCGCCGGGCCAATGGGCGAGCATGGCCTTTATGAACAGCACCGATCATATTCTTTTGCAAGGTAGTATCCGGGACAACATTACATTGTTCAGGAGTGATTACACCATTAAAGAAGATCGTCAGATTAGCCATATACTCGACGCGCTGGGTATTGCCGATGTGATTGAGCATCTTCCCGGCGGGCTCAATGCACGAATCCGGGAGGGTAATAGCGGACTGTCTGCAGGACAACATCAGCGATTGCTGCTCGCGCGGGCCCTCTATTGTAACCATGAACTGATTATCCTTGATGAACCAACCGCTAATCTGGATGTGACTGCGGCGCAGCAGACTATGACGGCGATCGTTGAACACTGCAGGCAGCAGAATAAAACGCTTATTACCGTAACGCATAATCCTGCTTTACTTGGGGCATTCGACGCGGTTTATCAATTCTCCCAGGGGCGTTTATTGAGAGAAGGCTACGCTCATGAGCAGTAA